Proteins co-encoded in one Saccharomyces mikatae IFO 1815 strain IFO1815 genome assembly, chromosome: 14 genomic window:
- the SMKI14G3010 gene encoding uncharacterized protein, translated as MSTSFQEFKIFCNKTGLDFQWVNIQSPKSVPENNPSESPPVINHLVQEKVRPATEPLKTEVSRESVSNILNDFKNAPLWSVFKKNSRADSSTVARSGVSSRHVSENTPGTKTNEPMSLKQENITIINGLPRKSSVMRQENDTAVTTSYSLNIPCNLISSHNGNMLPHSPMQGNNAPVSSATDSMSYNNESVPSLASSVSTSSSVYSPWDPPHPPSLQSLPNGISTSLDPEVSCLKCCRTNNYRPRETNVQSNACSPTNVSILPKRASRPGSEGNTASPPTARDQDISCDTYSAAAFTEPDSTVVTTVPSYMQRYLDKPQNWFESTMGKYCPLFLRGTKNIDYDSSEFKFERKMIAVQYLLLDERSEPRRFYNPVNKSVSFWKRLFNFDTMPSYDQLLDEAEHHFNSYQYRYAGFQRIEPYSVFCPWKNAQREIDLVLDHIHFSLDIGKKRSMNRRGNITFDTLDSTVGRDVHIKPYQYFTSNNLVYEGLSHPAEQSSIISPDTSLIERAYQELVKICKVPTSSFNDFPGRNHNSAPQLTVPKPSRPCRLLLVRESRTATESEVNKNYWRYPKRKHTEVIVPTPPRRSETASLFQKWFFLLVRP; from the coding sequence ATGTCCACGTCGTTTcaagaattcaaaatattctgcAACAAGACCGGGCTAGACTTCCAGTGGGTCAACATACAGTCTCCCAAATCCGTTCCAGAAAATAACCCCTCCGAAAGTCCTCCGGTCATCAATCACCTCGTTCAAGAAAAGGTCAGACCCGCTACCGAACCGCTTAAAACTGAAGTGTCCAGAGAATCTGTCAGCAATATTCTTAATGATTTCAAGAATGCTCCGCTTTGGAGTGTATTCAAGAAGAATAGTCGTGCCGATTCTTCTACCGTGGCACGTTCTGGAGTAAGTTCAAGGCATGTGTCAGAAAATACGCCTGGAACAAAGACAAACGAACCGATGTCGCTCAAGCAGGAGAACATCACCATAATAAATGGGTTGCCCCGAAAATCCTCTGTAATGCGCCAAGAGAACGACACCGCTGTGACAACCTCCTACTCTTTAAACATCCCCTGCAACCTTATCTCCTCTCACAACGGTAATATGCTTCCACATTCTCCTATGCAAGGAAACAATGCGCCTGTATCGTCCGCAACAGACTCCATGTCATACAACAATGAGTCAGTACCTTCGTTGGCTTCATCCGTAAGCACATCCTCCTCCGTTTATTCACCATGGGATCCTCCCCATCCCCCCTCGTTACAGTCACTACCAAACGGTATTTCCACATCGTTGGATCCAGAAGTCTCTTGTCTCAAATGCTGCCGCACGAATAACTATAGACCAAGAGAGACTAATGTTCAAAGCAACGCCTGTTCTCCAACAAACGTTTCCATTCTTCCCAAACGTGCTTCAAGGCCAGGGTCAGAAGGAAATACGGCCTCTCCCCCCACTGCCCGTGATCAAGATATAAGCTGCGATACCTATTCTGCTGCTGCGTTCACAGAGCCCGACAGCACGGTTGTTACTACAGTCCCTTCATACATGCAGAGGTACCTCGATAAGCCCCAGAATTGGTTTGAAAGCACTATGGGGAAGTACTGTCCACTGTTCCTAAGAGGCACAAAGAACATTGATTACGATTCATCCGAATTCAAATTTGAGCGCAAGATGATAGCAGTTCAATATCTGCTTTTGGATGAGCGTTCTGAGCCCAGAAGGTTCTACAACCCTGTCAACAAAAGCGTTTCGTTCTGGAAAAGACTATTCAACTTCGATACAATGCCCAGCTATGACCAGCTCTTGGATGAAGCAGAACACCATTTCAATTCATACCAATACAGGTACGCAGGTTTCCAGAGGATAGAGCCCTACTCCGTATTCTGTCCCTGGAAGAACGCCCAAAGAGAAATAGACTTGGTCCTCGATCACATCCACTTTTCTCTAGATATTGGCAAGAAAAGGTCTATGAACCGAAGGGGCAACATCACTTTCGATACCTTAGACAGTACAGTCGGTCGCGATGTCCATATCAAGCCCTATCAGTATTTTACCTCCAACAACCTAGTGTATGAAGGCCTATCACATCCTGCCGAACAATCCTCCATTATAAGCCCTGACACCTCGCTTATCGAAAGGGCATATCAAGAACTAGTAAAGATTTGCAAGGTGCCTACTTCATCTTTCAATGACTTTCCTGGCCGCAATCATAATAGCGCTCCTCAGCTTACCGTCCCAAAACCATCCAGACCATGTCGCTTGCTTCTAGTTCGTGAGTCTCGCACAGCCACAGAATCAGAAGTCAATAAGAACTATTGGCGCTacccaaaaagaaagcataCCGAGGTTATCGTACCAACGCCTCCACGCCGGTCTGAGACGGCAagtctctttcaaaaatggtTCTTTCTTCTCGTACGCCCATGA
- the PUB1 gene encoding Pub1p (similar to Saccharomyces cerevisiae PUB1 (YNL016W); ancestral locus Anc_2.306), whose protein sequence is MSENNEEQQQQQQQPVAVETPSVVETSSAADHPSVQAVSGESNSEQVEDNQGENDPSVVPANAITGGRETSDKVLYVGNLDKAITEDILKQYFQVGGPIANIKIMIDKNNKNVNYAFVEYHQSHDANIALQTLNGKQIENNIVKINWAFQSQQSSSDDTFNLFVGDLNVNVDDETLRNAFKDFPSYLSGHVMWDMQTGSSRGYGFVSFTSQDDAQTAMDSMQGQDLNGRPLRINWAAKRDNNNNNNNNYPQRRNYGNNNRGGFRQYNNNNNNNMNMGMNMNMNMNMNTNRGMPPSSMGMPIGAMPLPSQGQPQQSQTIGLPPQVNPQAVDHIIRSAPPRVTTAYIGNIPHFATEADLIPLFQNFGFILDFKHYPEKGCCFIKYDTHEQAAVCIVALANFPFQGRNLRTGWGKERSNFMPQQQQQQGGQPLIMNDQQQPVMADPQQQQQQQQ, encoded by the coding sequence ATGTCTGAAAATAACgaagaacaacaacaacaacaacaacaacctgttgctgttgaaaCCCCCTCAGTGGTTGAAACTTCATCGGCAGCTGATCATCCCTCTGTACAAGCTGTCTCTGGTGAAAGTAACTCTGAACAAGTCGAAGACAATCAGGGTGAAAATGATCCCTCTGTAGTTCCTGCTAATGCTATTACTGGTGGTAGGGAAACTTCTGATAAAGTCTTATATGTTGGTAACCTAGATAAAGCTATTACTGAAGACATTTTAAAACAATATTTCCAGGTCGGTGGACCAATTGCCAACATTAAGATTATGATCGATAAAAACAATAAGAATGTCAATTACGCTTTTGTTGAATATCATCAATCTCACGATGCAAATATTGCCTTGCAGACATTGAACGGTAAACAAATTGAGAACAATATTGTCAAGATCAACTGGGCTTTCCAATCTCAACAGAGTTCATCCGATGATACATTTAACTTATTTGTTGGTGACTTGAACGTTAatgttgatgatgaaacttTAAGGAATGCTTTCAAGGATTTCCCATCCTACTTGAGCGGTCATGTCATGTGGGATATGCAAACTGGTAGTTCAAGGGGTTACGGTTTTGTTTCCTTTACTTCTCAAGACGATGCGCAAACTGCCATGGACAGTATGCAAGGTCAAGACTTGAACGGTAGACCATTAAGAATCAACTGGGCCGCTAAGCGtgacaacaacaataataataataataattacCCACAACGTCGTAACTACGGTAACAATAACCGCGGTGGTTTCCGTCaatataacaataacaacaataacaacatGAATATGGGAATGAACATGAACATGAACATGAATATGAATACTAACAGAGGCATGCCACCAAGTTCAATGGGAATGCCAATTGGTGCGATGCCATTGCCATCTCAAGGTCAACCCCAACAATCCCAGACTATTGGTTTACCACCTCAAGTAAATCCTCAGGCGGTTGACCATATTATTAGAAGTGCCCCTCCAAGAGTTACTACTGCTTATATCGGTAACATCCCACACTTTGCCACTGAGGCTGATTTAATCCCATTGTTCCAGAACTTCGGCTTCATTTTAGACTTTAAGCACTATCCAGAAAAAGGTTGTTGCTTCATAAAGTATGACACCCACGAACAAGCTGCTGTTTGTATTGTTGCCTTAGCCAACTTTCCATTCCAAGGTAGAAACCTGAGAACCGGTTGGGGTAAGGAAAGATCAAACTTTATGccacaacagcaacagcaacaaggTGGTCAACCACTTATAATGAATGACCAACAACAACCGGTGATGGCTGACccacaacagcaacagcagcaacagcaatgA
- the PBI2 gene encoding Pbi2p (similar to Saccharomyces cerevisiae PBI2 (YNL015W); ancestral locus Anc_2.310), producing the protein MTKNFIVTLKKNTPDVEAKKFLDSVHHAGGSIVHEFDIIKGYTIKVPDVLHLNKLKEKHNDVIENVEEDKEVHTN; encoded by the coding sequence ATGACAAAGAATTTTATCGTCActttaaagaagaacactCCAGATGTGGAGGCtaaaaagtttttggaTTCAGTCCATCATGCAGGAGGTTCTATCGTACACGAATTTGATATCATCAAAGGCTACACAATCAAGGTTCCAGACGTCCTTCATTTGAACAAGTTGAAGGAAAAACACAATGATGTCATTGAGAACGTTGAAGAGGACAAAGAAGTTCATACTAATTGA